Proteins encoded by one window of Erysipelothrix rhusiopathiae:
- a CDS encoding D-2-hydroxyacid dehydrogenase: MYKFIVFNVREEERELTLDWAKRNNVEVTMAEGQLSMDNIHMVEGFDGLSTSQNTKLEPEMYSILKGYGIKQIAQRSAGFDYYDLDLATENGLIITNVPSYSPESIAEFSVTSALSLIRKLRVIEEKTRQHDFRWQPQIRAGLLKEMTVGVVGTGHIGRKSAELFSAFGAKVLAFDVYQNEEAKQYVTYVDSVEELVSMSDVVSLHVPATKDNHHQFNAEMFRKFKPNAYFINAARGSVVDTKALIEALNQGHLAGAALDTYENESPFIPKDFSNQTIEDELFLEVLNHEKILFTPHIAHYTDVSVRNIMEFALTSVLEILETGTTANRVN; the protein is encoded by the coding sequence ATGTATAAATTTATCGTATTTAATGTTCGTGAAGAAGAGCGCGAACTGACACTTGATTGGGCTAAACGTAATAATGTCGAAGTTACAATGGCTGAAGGTCAATTATCAATGGACAACATCCATATGGTTGAAGGTTTTGATGGATTATCTACTAGTCAAAATACAAAATTAGAGCCGGAAATGTATTCAATCTTAAAGGGTTACGGTATTAAACAAATTGCACAACGTAGTGCTGGGTTTGATTACTATGATCTTGATTTAGCTACGGAAAATGGATTAATCATTACAAACGTACCAAGTTACTCACCAGAGTCAATTGCTGAATTCAGTGTTACATCTGCATTAAGTTTAATTCGTAAACTCCGCGTGATTGAAGAAAAAACACGTCAACATGATTTCCGTTGGCAACCACAAATTCGTGCAGGTCTTTTAAAAGAAATGACTGTAGGGGTAGTTGGTACAGGTCATATTGGTCGTAAGTCTGCGGAATTATTCAGTGCTTTTGGTGCTAAAGTGCTTGCATTTGATGTATATCAAAATGAAGAAGCAAAACAATATGTTACCTATGTTGATTCTGTAGAAGAACTTGTTTCAATGTCAGATGTTGTAAGTCTTCATGTTCCCGCAACAAAAGATAACCATCATCAATTTAATGCGGAAATGTTCCGTAAATTTAAACCAAATGCATACTTCATTAATGCTGCACGTGGATCAGTTGTAGATACAAAAGCATTGATTGAAGCGCTTAATCAAGGACATCTTGCTGGTGCTGCATTGGATACATATGAAAACGAAAGTCCTTTTATTCCAAAAGACTTCTCAAATCAAACAATCGAAGATGAACTATTCTTAGAAGTTTTGAATCACGAGAAAATCTTATTCACACCACATATTGCACACTATACTGATGTATCTGTGCGTAATATTATGGAATTTGCCTTGACGTCTGTACTTGAAATTCTAGAAACAGGCACAACTGCAAACCGCGTTAACTAG
- a CDS encoding Ltp family lipoprotein yields the protein MKQSKKFGIVFLILLMLVGCGQTKTVPLKAITVDHENLGITLLELEQHVVQNLKERMKSSKESFQIYGENIYTLNLKHDVNIMARLVDEYVTEVYFTVDYDIRETEDATEIGRFIGESLSELSNDLMPSVNLKEVINTSSDRYHDFKLEDVYYRSDLIDDSTIFYGDAVSDHIQFYNVFSKKYATTAMTQLGFRYTEFSDDLEYTAHQKELNDEAKKVEEEKIKKAQEEADKKEQEKKEKAAQDKKSEKPALSMSQINANRKAREYLNYSAFSRAGLIEQLEFEGFSEDDSTRAADSTNTNWNLQAAQKAQDYLNYTSFSRDGLIEQLEFEGFSSEEALYGVEKVGY from the coding sequence ATGAAACAGTCGAAAAAATTTGGAATTGTGTTTTTGATTTTATTAATGCTTGTTGGGTGTGGCCAAACAAAAACCGTGCCACTTAAAGCTATAACAGTGGATCATGAAAATTTGGGTATAACACTTCTAGAATTGGAACAACATGTTGTACAGAATCTAAAAGAACGCATGAAATCATCCAAAGAATCATTTCAGATTTACGGAGAAAATATTTATACGCTAAACCTTAAACATGATGTAAATATTATGGCTCGCTTGGTTGATGAATATGTGACTGAAGTCTATTTTACGGTAGATTACGATATTAGAGAAACAGAAGATGCCACTGAAATCGGTCGGTTTATTGGGGAATCACTCAGTGAGCTTTCAAATGATTTAATGCCTTCAGTGAATCTTAAAGAGGTTATTAATACATCAAGTGATCGATATCACGATTTTAAACTTGAAGATGTATATTATCGTTCGGATTTAATTGATGATAGTACCATTTTCTATGGCGATGCAGTCTCCGATCATATTCAGTTTTATAATGTATTTTCAAAGAAGTATGCTACGACTGCAATGACACAACTGGGTTTCCGATATACTGAATTTAGTGATGATCTTGAATATACAGCGCATCAAAAAGAGCTCAATGATGAGGCTAAAAAGGTTGAGGAAGAAAAAATCAAAAAAGCTCAAGAAGAGGCTGATAAGAAAGAGCAAGAAAAAAAAGAGAAAGCAGCACAAGATAAAAAATCTGAGAAACCAGCGCTTTCGATGTCTCAAATTAATGCGAATCGAAAAGCAAGGGAATATTTAAACTATAGTGCATTTTCACGTGCGGGTCTGATCGAACAACTTGAGTTTGAAGGTTTTAGTGAAGACGATTCAACACGTGCCGCTGACAGTACAAATACAAATTGGAATTTACAAGCTGCTCAAAAAGCACAGGATTATCTTAATTACACAAGTTTTTCACGCGATGGTTTAATCGAACAACTTGAATTTGAAGGGTTCAGTAGTGAAGAGGCACTGTATGGTGTTGAAAAAGTAGGATATTAA
- the recQ gene encoding DNA helicase RecQ yields the protein MNTFQVLQDYFGFDAFRSGQEEIVNTILNGQDVLALMPTGGGKSLCYQVPAVMLEGITVVVSPLISLMKDQVNALNLMGIPSAYINSSLNENQKRLVYERALQNHYKLIYVAPEQLLTQRFQTLIQGITISQVSVDEAHCVSQWGNDFRPQYLDIPKFIEMVHPRPVVTAFTATATERVREEIKTNLKLINPLETIQSFDRPNLFFQTNELKDIDKKDYILDYCLNTKDSGIVYCQTRNEVETITNLLRSHHIASAGYHGGMNASERIVNQDAFIQENIQVMVATNAFGMGIDKSNVRFVIHHNMPKELEGYYQEAGRAGRDGQVATCILLFNGKDIRTNQFFIEQLDESHDDQDYLAVVKKRANDRLSQMVDYSKTTQCLRYKLMTYFDEKAPTQCNQCFNCLNHYKSVNVTMEAQKIMSCILRMHERYGTGLVIDVLRGAKTQRILDLDFHELSTYGIMNSYDKSRIEIIIQGLIDVDYIERLTDQYNILKITEKGKSFLINRSDLSIRLPKEKQTPETRTTVHEVDTDLLQALKSIRKELADKRGVPPFIIFSDVSLIDMCSLMPRNPEQFLAVKGVGKKKLELYGAQFLECIHEYI from the coding sequence ATGAATACATTTCAAGTGCTACAAGATTATTTTGGATTTGACGCATTTCGTAGTGGTCAAGAAGAAATCGTGAATACAATTTTAAACGGTCAGGATGTATTAGCGTTAATGCCAACTGGTGGTGGTAAGTCTTTATGTTATCAAGTTCCGGCAGTAATGTTGGAGGGGATTACTGTTGTTGTATCACCCTTAATTTCACTTATGAAAGATCAAGTGAATGCTTTAAACTTGATGGGGATTCCATCGGCATACATCAATAGCTCATTAAATGAAAATCAGAAAAGACTTGTTTATGAGCGTGCTCTTCAAAACCACTATAAATTAATTTACGTCGCTCCTGAACAATTGTTGACGCAACGATTTCAAACGTTGATTCAAGGGATCACAATTTCTCAAGTTTCGGTTGATGAAGCGCATTGTGTTTCACAGTGGGGTAATGATTTTAGACCCCAATACTTAGACATACCCAAATTTATAGAGATGGTTCATCCACGTCCTGTTGTAACGGCCTTTACCGCTACCGCAACCGAACGAGTACGCGAAGAAATTAAAACAAATCTTAAACTTATTAATCCACTCGAAACGATTCAATCGTTTGATCGACCCAACTTGTTTTTCCAAACAAACGAATTGAAAGATATCGATAAAAAAGACTATATTTTAGATTATTGTCTCAATACAAAGGATTCAGGGATTGTATATTGTCAAACTCGTAATGAAGTTGAGACCATTACAAACCTACTTCGAAGCCATCACATCGCTTCGGCAGGATATCATGGTGGTATGAATGCATCGGAACGTATTGTAAATCAAGACGCATTCATCCAAGAGAATATCCAAGTTATGGTCGCAACGAATGCCTTTGGGATGGGCATAGATAAGTCCAATGTTCGATTTGTTATCCATCATAATATGCCTAAAGAATTGGAAGGGTATTATCAAGAAGCAGGTCGAGCTGGTCGCGATGGCCAAGTGGCAACGTGTATCTTGCTTTTTAATGGTAAAGATATTCGTACGAATCAATTTTTTATTGAACAACTTGATGAAAGTCATGATGATCAAGATTACCTTGCAGTTGTAAAAAAACGTGCCAATGATCGCTTATCTCAAATGGTCGATTACAGTAAGACAACTCAATGCCTTCGGTATAAATTAATGACTTATTTTGATGAGAAAGCACCAACTCAATGTAATCAGTGCTTTAATTGTTTAAACCATTACAAAAGTGTCAATGTAACCATGGAAGCACAGAAAATCATGTCGTGTATCTTAAGGATGCATGAGCGTTATGGAACAGGTCTGGTAATCGATGTCTTAAGAGGCGCAAAAACACAACGCATCTTAGATTTAGATTTTCATGAGCTCAGTACATATGGAATCATGAATTCATATGATAAGTCACGCATTGAGATTATTATTCAAGGTTTAATTGATGTTGATTATATTGAGCGTCTTACCGATCAATACAATATTTTAAAAATTACTGAAAAAGGGAAGTCATTTCTTATCAATCGCAGTGATTTAAGCATTCGTCTACCTAAAGAGAAGCAGACGCCAGAAACACGAACAACAGTTCACGAAGTAGATACAGATCTTCTTCAAGCACTTAAGTCAATTCGTAAAGAGTTGGCGGATAAACGAGGTGTACCACCCTTTATTATTTTTTCAGATGTCTCTTTAATTGATATGTGTAGCTTAATGCCTCGAAATCCAGAACAATTCTTAGCTGTAAAAGGGGTTGGGAAGAAAAAACTTGAACTTTATGGTGCCCAATTCTTAGAATGCATTCATGAATATATTTAA
- a CDS encoding PTS transporter subunit IIC — translation MEKMNSKDFMNKILQGAAMGIVVGLIPNAIFGEIFKALGSHFAVFATLAGIVFAIQFTVPVLVGMFSSLEFKLNGLQMASVIGAAFIGSGAARLVEGAWVLKGTGDLINTMLTVAVAILIIRWYNNRIPNLAIVITPIIGGVIPGFIGLLTLPYVGKITGLLGSLIANFTTLQPLLMMILIAVCFALIIVTPLSTVAIAYAISLAGLGSGAANVGIAATVFTLAYGSSKVNNKGTTFALFFAGPKMLMPNYLKNPIMSLPIAINAAVTGVVAYIFQIQGTTASAGFGITGLAGPINAYSFMTATPVVRIIILLVQYLVVPLGIAMVTHTIFTKMDLYKNEIFTFNSGK, via the coding sequence ATGGAGAAAATGAATTCCAAAGATTTTATGAATAAGATTTTACAAGGAGCAGCGATGGGGATCGTTGTTGGTTTGATTCCAAATGCAATATTTGGAGAAATTTTTAAGGCTTTAGGAAGCCACTTTGCAGTATTTGCAACATTAGCGGGGATTGTATTCGCAATTCAGTTTACAGTGCCTGTATTAGTTGGGATGTTCTCATCTCTTGAGTTTAAATTAAATGGCCTTCAAATGGCTTCTGTTATTGGAGCTGCATTTATTGGTAGTGGTGCTGCACGTCTTGTTGAAGGTGCATGGGTATTAAAAGGTACAGGGGATTTAATCAATACAATGCTTACTGTTGCAGTCGCAATCTTAATCATTCGTTGGTATAACAACCGTATTCCGAACCTTGCAATCGTTATTACACCAATCATTGGAGGTGTTATTCCTGGATTTATCGGTTTATTAACATTACCTTATGTTGGTAAGATCACAGGTTTATTAGGATCATTAATTGCAAACTTTACAACGTTACAACCGCTCTTAATGATGATTCTGATTGCTGTATGTTTTGCGTTAATCATCGTTACACCGTTATCAACTGTTGCGATTGCATATGCAATTTCTCTTGCAGGTCTTGGTTCAGGAGCAGCAAACGTTGGGATTGCAGCTACTGTATTTACACTTGCTTACGGTTCATCTAAAGTTAATAACAAAGGTACAACATTTGCATTATTTTTTGCAGGTCCGAAAATGTTGATGCCTAATTACTTAAAAAATCCAATTATGTCTTTACCTATCGCAATTAATGCGGCAGTAACAGGCGTTGTTGCTTACATTTTCCAAATTCAAGGTACAACAGCATCAGCTGGTTTTGGAATTACAGGCCTTGCAGGTCCAATTAATGCTTATAGCTTTATGACTGCAACACCTGTTGTGCGAATTATTATCTTACTTGTTCAATACTTAGTTGTTCCATTAGGGATTGCAATGGTTACACATACAATCTTTACAAAAATGGATCTCTATAAAAATGAAATCTTTACATTTAATTCAGGAAAATAA